Proteins from one Phyllobacterium zundukense genomic window:
- a CDS encoding glycosyltransferase, translating to MAESQDLELTVCIVIFKPDRPTVLRTLQSLRDALGYAPPLLVKLTIVDNSPGASDHAWLYAAWGDLPCEIIAGQGNVGFGQANNLVLGHTGKYHLVLNPDVEMEPDAIEQALSFMGEHEECGLITPQAFNPDGSKQYLCKRYPTLFDLLLRGFAPGWLKSWFRKRLDRYEMHDQPTNSIAWDPPIVSGCCMFFRGDVYTKLKGFDPRYLLYFEDFDISLRTAEIARIAYVPAVRIVHEGGGAADKGLWHIWQFVRSAAIFFTQHKMKVF from the coding sequence ATGGCTGAATCGCAGGATCTCGAGCTCACAGTCTGTATTGTCATCTTCAAACCCGACAGGCCGACTGTCCTTAGGACATTGCAAAGCTTGCGTGATGCGCTTGGTTACGCGCCGCCATTACTGGTGAAACTTACTATTGTCGATAATTCGCCTGGCGCTTCCGATCATGCCTGGCTCTATGCAGCGTGGGGCGATCTGCCCTGCGAGATTATTGCAGGCCAGGGTAATGTGGGATTTGGCCAAGCCAACAATCTGGTGCTCGGCCATACCGGCAAATATCATCTGGTGCTCAATCCGGATGTGGAGATGGAGCCGGACGCGATCGAGCAAGCACTGTCGTTCATGGGCGAGCACGAGGAATGTGGCCTTATTACCCCGCAGGCGTTCAATCCAGACGGCAGCAAGCAGTATCTGTGCAAACGATATCCTACGCTGTTCGATCTTCTTCTGCGCGGGTTTGCGCCCGGCTGGCTTAAATCCTGGTTTCGCAAGCGCCTCGACCGGTATGAGATGCATGACCAGCCAACCAATTCCATCGCATGGGATCCGCCAATCGTCAGCGGCTGCTGCATGTTTTTCCGAGGCGATGTCTACACGAAATTGAAGGGGTTCGATCCGCGTTACTTGCTATATTTCGAAGACTTCGACATCTCGTTGCGCACAGCAGAAATCGCTCGCATCGCCTATGTGCCGGCAGTCAGGATCGTCCACGAAGGTGGCGGCGCGGCTGATAAAGGCCTTTGGCACATTTGGCAATTTGTGCGCTCAGCCGCGATTTTCTTCACGCAGCATAAGATGAAAGTGTTCTGA